DNA from Acidobacteriota bacterium:
CTTTGGCGCCGTGACGGAACAAGTCGAGAGCGGTTTCGACGGCGAAATTCTTGCCGCCAATGACCGCGACGCGCAGGCCGGCAAAGGCATGGGCCTCGTGAAAATAGTGATACACATGCGGCAGTTCTTCGCCGGGCACGCCCATCAGATTAGGCAGATCGTAGTAGCCGGTGGCGATGACGACGGCTTCGGCTTCATAGCGGGCGCGATCGGAAATCACGCGAAAGCCTGGAGTGCCGGGCGTACGCGGCGTAATGCTCTCCACCCGCTCGTACTGCCTCACGTCCAATTGGAAATGGGCCGTCACTTTGCGGTAGTATTCCAGGGCCTCCAGCCGCGAGGGCTTCGCTTGGGCGCAGGGGAATGGGATCCCGCCGATTTCCAGTAGCTCTGAGGTGGTAAAAAAAACCATGTTGGCGGGGTAGTGAAAAATCGAGTTCACCAGGCAGCCTTTTTCGATAACCACCGCACGCAGGCCCTTTTGCTGGGCTTCAATGGCGCAGGCGAGCCCGGTCGGCCCCGCCCCCACGATCAATACATCAATTTCCATACCGCTATTGTAGTCTCCAGCTCCCCTGCCCCCTGGCCTCTGACCTCTGACCCCTGGCCCCTGCTATATACTGGCGGTATCATGTGGCGCTGGGTAGCAAGCTGCGCTGTGGGAGTTGCCATGCTGGGCACTGCGATCGCGCCCCGGACCCTCGCGGCCTCGCAGCCTAAACTGACGGAAGCGCAGCGCATCGCCATCATCCGCGCCCTGATCGCCGAAGTGGGCATTGCGCGGCAGCCCCTGCCACCCGACAAACACGGCGTGGTCATCAACCCCGAGGGCCAAATCCTGAACTTGAGCGCCGTCCAGCAGGCACTGCTGGACCGTGGCGATTCGGCGCAACGCGGCGCCCGCGTCGCCATCACCGCGATTGAGTTCAAGAGCGACCACATCGTATTCACCATCAACGGCGGTCCACATAAAACGCACTGGTACAATCACGTCCATATTGGCATGAGCGGCAACATGTCCCCCACGCAGACGACCGTGCAGGGCGGACCCCATGGCTCGGTCATCACCCTGCAGTTTGCCAACGACGTTCCACCGCTCACACCGGAGCAGGTCAGGCATTATCTTTCGCCACTGATCGACTGGGATCCGCCCGCCAAAGCCATGGTGATGGTGCAACCGCTGCCAGCGCCGGTGAAAGCGGCGATCAAAGACCACAAGGTCCTGGTGGGCATGACCAAGCAGATGGTGGTCGCCGCGCTCGGCCGCACCGGCAACAAGAGCGGCTCAACCGACGCGCAGGGACAGCAGGTGGAGGACTGGGTTTATGGCAAACCGCCGGAGACCACGTTCGTGCGCTTCCAGGGCATCCGCGTGATTCGCGTCACCGTCTGGCATAACGGCGGGCAGACGGTTTCCACCCAAGCGCCCCCGGAGCTCTCCGCAGAGATCCACCGGCGCCAGCAGCAAGCCGCGCAAGTGGAGCAGGAGGCTTCCCAGCCCCCGCCCACACTGCGCCGGCCCGGCGATGCGCCGCCGCCCAAGCCGCAGCCCGGCCGCACGACACAGCCGATGCTGCCACCGCAGCAGCCTCCTCCGCCTCCGCCGCCGGGAACGAGCACGAACCCGCAGCAAAACCCCCAGTTCCCGCCGGTCATCTGCTGCGGCGGCCGGCCGCAAGAACGATAGACCGATCAACCCGCCCGCTAGCGTTTGCGTTCGAGGCGATGCAGTTCGACGTCGGCCTGGCGCGCGGCCTGGGTGCCCGGGTGGTTTTTCGACAAGGCGCGGAATTCGCTGATGGCGGCCGCGCGGTTCCCCATCTTTTCGAGGCTGACGCCCTTGTTCAGCTCCGCCAGCGGGGT
Protein-coding regions in this window:
- the ypdA gene encoding YpdA family putative bacillithiol disulfide reductase, with product MEIDVLIVGAGPTGLACAIEAQQKGLRAVVIEKGCLVNSIFHYPANMVFFTTSELLEIGGIPFPCAQAKPSRLEALEYYRKVTAHFQLDVRQYERVESITPRTPGTPGFRVISDRARYEAEAVVIATGYYDLPNLMGVPGEELPHVYHYFHEAHAFAGLRVAVIGGKNFAVETALDLFRHGAKVTLIHRRAELAKSIKYWVRPDIDNRLKAGEIAARFSTHVREIQPGKLRLHGPDGESEMPADFVFALTGYHPDFQFLRDAGVTLDDAERPVCDPATYETNVPGLYLGGVVVAGRNTSEIFIENGRFHGQVIVASILAQRGAAIAR